One segment of Verrucomicrobiota bacterium DNA contains the following:
- a CDS encoding methyl-accepting chemotaxis protein, translated as MVLSKLTIGNRLSIGFATLLMLMLIVGGVCYAIMSQATGLSTIVSEECGEALEIAEEVLTSWTEARANVEKYIITGQDKFREKADTYLVEVKKGVDHGIAAVNKFTHLPKVRKDIEIMDNSFRRFSDEYQKIIQVIDKKNKSQTGFAKTEKLFVEDLEAFISYERGLLTSNYETLASSELARIMGLISSTALLEKEAASIYAMAIHAELTHNVKELDEAANSFVKVERGFKELESGVQTAKGKELLGVAKQHMNDYKESLYTLDKLIHELYALEDSITQIEIEFTNAAIAMEKDSIDVTHKTIEEEHQLLSVGKNTVVFGLIISVVIGIVCCLLISRSVTGPIKKLIGSLRDASETTASAARELTSSSTTLADQSSQQAASLEETSASVEEMSSITKCNAETCVKSKTLSAQAVAAAQNGLDGMGKLNQGVATIKESTEKMNSAMDSIKEASGSISKVIKTIDEIAFQTNILALNAAVEAARAGDAGLGFAVVADEVRGLAQRSAEAAKETALLIEDSIEKSDRGQEVCILVNQNLQTIADNSSKVSKDLDEISSKVKESNESTSQITDASREQEAGISQLNNAITEIDSSTQQNAASAEETASSANVLQEQARELKTIIAELEALVTKSGVRLEQGHSSSLNTQNGEPSNDGKSLSLPSTQSRQVTPIAAGSQLDDSEFF; from the coding sequence ATGGTGCTATCAAAATTGACTATAGGAAACCGCTTGTCAATAGGTTTTGCTACTTTACTAATGCTAATGTTAATAGTGGGCGGTGTTTGCTACGCTATTATGTCTCAAGCAACTGGGCTATCTACCATTGTAAGTGAAGAATGTGGTGAGGCTCTAGAGATTGCAGAAGAAGTCCTTACTAGCTGGACAGAGGCAAGAGCCAACGTTGAAAAATATATCATTACAGGACAAGATAAATTTCGTGAAAAGGCCGATACTTACCTAGTTGAGGTGAAAAAAGGAGTGGATCACGGTATAGCAGCAGTTAACAAATTTACCCACCTGCCTAAGGTTCGGAAAGATATTGAGATTATGGATAATTCTTTCCGTAGATTTTCGGATGAATATCAAAAAATTATTCAAGTAATAGATAAGAAAAATAAATCGCAAACAGGCTTTGCAAAAACCGAGAAGCTATTTGTTGAGGACCTCGAAGCATTTATTTCCTATGAGAGAGGATTATTAACGTCTAATTATGAGACCTTAGCTAGTAGTGAGTTAGCACGTATTATGGGGCTCATTAGCTCAACGGCTTTGCTGGAAAAAGAGGCCGCTTCGATATATGCAATGGCTATACATGCCGAGCTCACTCATAATGTTAAGGAACTAGATGAGGCTGCCAATTCCTTTGTTAAAGTTGAAAGAGGCTTTAAAGAGCTAGAGTCAGGTGTTCAGACTGCCAAAGGAAAGGAGCTTCTAGGGGTCGCTAAGCAACATATGAATGACTACAAAGAGTCACTCTATACACTTGATAAACTGATTCATGAGTTGTATGCGCTAGAAGACAGTATCACGCAGATCGAAATAGAGTTCACCAATGCTGCTATTGCTATGGAAAAGGATTCTATAGATGTGACTCACAAAACGATAGAGGAGGAGCACCAACTTCTAAGTGTTGGCAAAAACACTGTAGTATTTGGACTGATAATTTCGGTTGTCATAGGCATCGTATGTTGTTTGCTGATATCTCGCAGTGTCACCGGTCCAATTAAAAAACTTATAGGCTCCTTGAGAGACGCATCAGAAACTACTGCGTCTGCCGCGAGAGAACTAACTAGCTCTAGCACGACTTTAGCGGATCAATCCAGTCAGCAAGCAGCATCTTTAGAGGAGACAAGCGCCTCCGTTGAGGAGATGTCAAGTATTACAAAATGTAATGCTGAAACATGCGTTAAATCCAAGACACTTTCCGCCCAAGCAGTAGCTGCTGCTCAAAACGGCCTAGATGGCATGGGTAAACTCAATCAGGGCGTAGCCACCATCAAGGAATCTACAGAAAAGATGAACTCTGCTATGGACTCGATTAAGGAAGCCAGCGGGTCTATCTCAAAAGTGATTAAAACAATAGATGAAATAGCCTTTCAAACAAATATCCTTGCCTTAAATGCAGCAGTAGAAGCGGCTCGCGCCGGTGATGCGGGGTTGGGGTTCGCGGTAGTGGCAGATGAAGTACGGGGGCTTGCTCAGCGGAGTGCGGAAGCGGCCAAAGAAACCGCTTTGCTCATTGAAGACTCCATCGAAAAAAGTGATAGAGGGCAAGAGGTTTGCATTCTGGTAAATCAAAATTTGCAGACCATTGCTGATAATTCTTCAAAAGTCAGCAAGGACTTGGATGAAATCTCTAGCAAAGTTAAGGAATCAAATGAGTCAACCTCACAAATTACGGATGCTTCCCGCGAACAAGAGGCAGGTATATCACAGTTAAATAATGCAATTACTGAGATCGATTCATCTACTCAACAAAATGCTGCTAGTGCTGAAGAAACCGCTAGTTCTGCTAATGTGCTTCAGGAACAAGCAAGAGAACTAAAGACTATTATTGCAGAATTAGAGGCTTTAGTTACAAAGTCAGGAGTAAGACTAGAACAGGGCCATTCCTCCTCTTTGAATACTCAAAATGGGGAACCATCTAATGATGGAAAATCTCTCAGCCTTCCTTCTACCCAAAGTCGACAAGTTACTCCTATCGCTGCCGGCTCCCAACTGGATGATTCAGAATTCTTCTAG
- a CDS encoding aquaporin, with translation MGILAGGPLTGVAMNPARHFGTAIIGGDPEQLRQMWVYWAGPLGGGLFCSLLYHHVVSSKEE, from the coding sequence ATGGGTATTCTTGCAGGAGGTCCCTTGACGGGGGTCGCGATGAATCCAGCGCGTCATTTTGGAACGGCAATCATTGGTGGAGATCCAGAACAACTACGGCAGATGTGGGTTTACTGGGCAGGACCCCTTGGAGGTGGACTCTTTTGTTCTTTGCTCTACCATCATGTTGTTTCTAGTAAGGAGGAATAG
- a CDS encoding aquaporin, whose amino-acid sequence MIGIALAHGVMVATFANATMKVSGAQFNPVITIGLLITQKMTVLKAILYIIIQCLAGLVAGLLLLVFVDRNVIAQGTPTYNPETISLWQVILLEMITTFFLLYVIWGLAVDPRGPKPVAIYIGLAVASSWVFLQEVP is encoded by the coding sequence CTGATTGGAATTGCCTTAGCGCATGGAGTTATGGTTGCAACATTCGCTAATGCAACCATGAAGGTGAGTGGCGCACAATTTAATCCTGTTATAACCATAGGTTTGCTTATCACTCAGAAAATGACCGTCCTAAAGGCGATTTTATACATCATTATCCAATGTTTGGCGGGCTTGGTGGCTGGGCTGCTACTGCTAGTCTTTGTCGATAGAAACGTGATCGCCCAGGGAACGCCCACGTATAATCCTGAAACAATAAGTCTCTGGCAGGTCATTTTGTTGGAAATGATTACGACCTTCTTCTTGCTTTATGTTATCTGGGGTTTGGCCGTAGATCCTAGAGGGCCCAAGCCCGTTGCTATTTACATAGGCCTTGCCGTCGCGTCGTCATGGGTATTCTTGCAGGAGGTCCCTTGA
- a CDS encoding acetolactate synthase produces MSRKRKDPVVQFSVFTENRLGRLLEIFKMFKETGITIVAVTVLDTTDSSIIRLILDDPDKARAMFEEHLIPYAETKVLAVEFDAMTQVPNVLASLLEAEINIHYMYAFISRPSSCSALAINLEDADVAEQALGKAGFRVLGQGDITR; encoded by the coding sequence GTGTCGCGTAAGCGCAAGGATCCCGTTGTCCAGTTTTCCGTTTTTACCGAGAATCGTTTGGGCCGCCTACTGGAGATCTTTAAGATGTTTAAGGAAACCGGCATTACCATCGTAGCGGTAACAGTCTTGGATACAACCGATAGCTCCATTATTCGCCTTATTTTGGATGATCCTGATAAGGCTCGAGCCATGTTTGAGGAGCACTTAATACCCTATGCAGAGACTAAAGTTTTGGCTGTTGAGTTCGATGCGATGACCCAGGTGCCGAATGTTTTGGCTTCCCTTCTTGAGGCGGAAATAAATATCCATTACATGTATGCATTTATTAGCCGTCCAAGTAGCTGTTCTGCGCTAGCAATCAATTTAGAAGATGCTGATGTTGCCGAACAAGCTTTGGGTAAGGCTGGTTTCCGTGTTCTCGGTCAGGGTGACATCACAAGATAG
- a CDS encoding transporter, producing the protein MNFIRFYTLLGVLSAGLGFSALSAKEDFVIEETESNELQALEHHAHEHSHKHEHALAPIGVMGSHIHEKGEWMFSYRYMTMSMEQNYDGTDVVGSQSFISAPGAGQRYVIAPTSMQTQMHVFGGMVGVTDQLTLSIMVPYLIKDMSHIRFDGVTFDTHSEGIGDLKLGGMYKLFDQNHQTLHVNFGLSVPTGSIAKSDSTPNAPPPLGNTVTTERRLPYPMQLGSGSVDLLPGITYLGQNGKLSWGSQVSGVLRTHENSEDYTLGHEFHGTGWLAYEWLEWLSSSMRIRGKIWGDISGRDSAVLVPTPMMNTRPASLVVPTADPERRSGERIDLSWGLRLLVPGGFLEGHSIAMEAGLPVYQNLDGPQLGGEWFATAGWQWAF; encoded by the coding sequence ATGAACTTTATTAGATTTTATACACTATTAGGCGTCCTGAGTGCAGGCTTAGGATTTTCAGCGCTTAGCGCTAAAGAAGACTTTGTTATTGAAGAAACAGAAAGTAACGAATTACAGGCACTGGAGCATCATGCTCATGAGCATTCGCATAAACATGAGCATGCCCTCGCTCCAATTGGGGTAATGGGTTCCCATATTCATGAAAAGGGTGAGTGGATGTTTTCCTACCGCTACATGACCATGAGCATGGAACAAAATTATGACGGGACCGATGTAGTCGGCTCACAATCTTTTATCTCCGCCCCAGGTGCAGGCCAGCGTTACGTGATTGCACCGACGAGCATGCAAACTCAGATGCATGTGTTCGGGGGTATGGTAGGAGTGACCGATCAGCTAACCCTATCCATTATGGTTCCCTACCTAATCAAAGACATGTCACACATCCGATTTGATGGTGTTACTTTTGATACGCATTCGGAGGGGATTGGAGATCTGAAGCTGGGGGGGATGTATAAGCTCTTTGATCAAAACCACCAAACGCTACATGTCAATTTTGGCTTGAGTGTTCCAACTGGTTCTATAGCAAAGAGTGATTCCACACCTAATGCGCCTCCACCGCTTGGAAATACTGTGACGACTGAGCGGCGTTTGCCTTATCCGATGCAATTGGGTTCAGGATCAGTAGATCTACTGCCAGGCATTACTTACTTGGGTCAGAATGGTAAACTCTCCTGGGGTTCACAGGTTTCGGGCGTTTTACGCACCCATGAAAATAGTGAAGATTACACCCTAGGTCACGAATTTCATGGAACAGGATGGCTTGCTTACGAGTGGTTAGAGTGGCTAAGTAGCTCTATGCGCATCAGAGGTAAAATTTGGGGTGATATTTCTGGAAGGGATTCTGCAGTTTTGGTTCCTACACCTATGATGAATACTCGCCCTGCTTCCCTTGTAGTTCCAACTGCAGATCCGGAGCGACGCTCGGGCGAAAGAATAGATTTGTCTTGGGGCTTGAGGCTCTTGGTTCCAGGAGGTTTTTTGGAGGGGCATTCCATTGCCATGGAAGCAGGCCTGCCTGTTTACCAGAACCTGGATGGACCTCAGCTAGGAGGGGAATGGTTTGCCACTGCCGGATGGCAGTGGGCCTTCTAG
- a CDS encoding 50S ribosomal protein L25 — MAETLTLKAKPRTQIGRSSVKKVRGEGQIPAVLYGKTEPKAIQLNTHEVIKAFQHIESKNFLVDLSLEDSKQSHLALVQEIQMDPLKDTVKHIDFQEVDNDKTITAEVSLHPAGEAVGVKSGGGLLEQIIRSVKVECLPKALPSHVEADINNLELGAAMKIRDITPPEGVKILNQGELNCFIIHLPRSARAASARAAAEAKD, encoded by the coding sequence ATGGCAGAGACACTAACACTGAAAGCAAAGCCCAGAACACAGATTGGGCGTAGTTCCGTAAAGAAGGTTCGCGGAGAGGGCCAAATACCCGCAGTACTGTATGGCAAGACCGAACCTAAAGCGATTCAACTAAATACTCATGAGGTCATCAAGGCTTTCCAACATATTGAGAGCAAAAATTTTCTCGTCGATTTGTCTCTAGAAGACAGCAAGCAAAGTCACCTCGCCTTGGTGCAGGAAATTCAGATGGACCCTCTAAAAGACACCGTCAAGCATATTGACTTTCAAGAGGTCGACAACGATAAAACCATTACCGCAGAAGTATCTCTACATCCAGCTGGTGAGGCAGTAGGAGTAAAATCAGGTGGTGGTCTTCTCGAGCAGATTATTCGTTCCGTTAAGGTCGAATGCTTACCTAAAGCTCTACCATCTCACGTCGAAGCCGATATTAACAATCTCGAATTAGGTGCTGCTATGAAGATTCGCGACATTACCCCTCCTGAAGGCGTAAAGATCCTTAACCAAGGCGAATTAAACTGCTTTATCATTCACTTACCTCGAAGTGCTCGTGCGGCTAGTGCCCGTGCAGCAGCTGAGGCCAAGGATTGA
- the pth gene encoding aminoacyl-tRNA hydrolase, translating to MSGHLSLVVGLGNPGLSYRDTRHNLGFEVLDKLAAEERLTWKKARYTSAQVCQMANSIWLLKPMDYMNTSGPVVARAMQWFKIPAERVLVMVDDVNLPLGKLRLRTKGSAGGHNGLKSIEQALSTLEYPRLRGGVGPPGDSGKDLSTHVLGQFGADEKDIVEKMKEQCAEVIKHYHHAGPESAMLLGNTET from the coding sequence GTGTCCGGGCATTTATCCCTGGTAGTCGGCTTGGGTAATCCAGGTTTATCTTACCGTGACACGAGACATAATCTCGGGTTTGAGGTATTGGATAAATTAGCAGCAGAGGAACGTCTAACTTGGAAGAAAGCTAGATACACCTCAGCTCAGGTGTGTCAGATGGCTAATAGTATCTGGCTGCTTAAGCCTATGGACTATATGAATACCTCGGGACCGGTAGTAGCCAGGGCCATGCAGTGGTTCAAGATACCCGCTGAACGGGTTTTAGTCATGGTAGATGATGTAAATCTTCCTCTTGGAAAACTACGGCTGAGAACAAAAGGTTCTGCTGGAGGACACAATGGGCTCAAGTCAATAGAACAAGCACTGAGCACATTAGAGTATCCTAGGCTCCGCGGTGGAGTGGGTCCACCTGGAGATTCTGGCAAGGACTTAAGTACCCATGTTCTAGGACAATTTGGGGCTGATGAGAAAGACATAGTAGAAAAAATGAAAGAGCAATGTGCCGAGGTGATTAAGCATTACCACCATGCTGGCCCAGAAAGTGCCATGCTCTTAGGAAACACAGAAACATGA
- the rpsF gene encoding 30S ribosomal protein S6, with product MKQTYEATYILDIQSKEEIVKEYVDLITKDIKSLDGTVTGTQKLDRRRFERSAGKLDTGYYLVMNFELDSSKIGELEDKYRLNKTFYRQFYLKTKPKKQPSEKKEVAESAA from the coding sequence ATGAAGCAAACTTACGAAGCAACCTATATTTTGGACATTCAGTCCAAGGAAGAGATCGTCAAAGAGTATGTTGATCTCATCACCAAAGACATCAAGAGTTTAGACGGAACGGTAACCGGTACACAAAAGCTAGACAGGCGTCGTTTTGAACGTTCCGCAGGCAAGTTAGATACCGGTTATTATCTAGTTATGAACTTTGAATTAGATTCTAGCAAGATAGGAGAGTTGGAGGACAAATACCGCCTCAACAAAACGTTCTATCGCCAGTTTTACCTCAAAACAAAACCCAAAAAGCAGCCGTCCGAAAAGAAAGAAGTCGCCGAGTCTGCAGCCTAA
- the ssb gene encoding single-stranded DNA-binding protein, translating to MASLNKVLLMGNLTRDPEIRHTPKGTAVGDLAMAINMSYKAQDGTDRDEVCYVDVVVWGRQAETCHQYLKKGSPLFVEGRLQLDQWQTQEGEKKSRLRVRGERVQFLSGGTRSSGGPSEHTSSAGGYRSDAKPEPGYSGGSSASSYNPSSVAQSDDDIPF from the coding sequence ATGGCCTCACTCAACAAAGTCCTCTTGATGGGAAACTTAACTCGTGACCCCGAAATCAGACACACCCCTAAAGGAACAGCTGTGGGTGATTTAGCCATGGCCATCAATATGTCTTATAAGGCCCAGGATGGAACGGATCGAGACGAGGTGTGTTATGTGGATGTTGTTGTATGGGGTCGCCAAGCAGAAACATGCCACCAATATTTGAAAAAAGGTTCTCCCCTATTCGTTGAAGGTCGCTTACAACTTGATCAATGGCAGACCCAAGAGGGCGAAAAGAAGAGCCGGCTGAGGGTTCGTGGTGAGAGAGTGCAATTTCTCAGTGGCGGCACAAGATCAAGCGGAGGCCCAAGCGAACACACCAGTTCTGCTGGGGGCTACCGTTCCGATGCGAAACCTGAACCCGGTTACAGCGGTGGTTCTAGCGCTTCGTCCTACAATCCATCATCGGTTGCACAATCCGATGATGATATACCATTTTAA
- the rplI gene encoding 50S ribosomal protein L9, which translates to MAIELILKKHIPGLGSEADVVKVRPGYARNYLIPRDYAIVADGATKKMVEELQKRRAEREAEELNNANELAAKLANVTLTFQLESAVKGGKAFGSVTAKDITERLAAMGIGLSRKKIKLKQPLKEKGEHKLDTDLGSGVHATIKVVLDISGAESKDPKSNKAASQSK; encoded by the coding sequence ATGGCAATTGAATTAATCCTAAAGAAACACATCCCAGGCTTAGGTTCTGAAGCGGACGTTGTGAAGGTCCGCCCAGGATATGCACGCAACTACCTTATTCCACGTGACTACGCAATCGTTGCAGATGGAGCCACCAAGAAGATGGTAGAAGAACTGCAAAAGCGTCGAGCAGAACGCGAGGCAGAAGAACTAAATAACGCAAATGAATTGGCAGCTAAGCTGGCTAACGTTACATTAACTTTCCAACTGGAAAGCGCCGTAAAAGGAGGCAAAGCCTTTGGCTCAGTCACTGCCAAGGATATTACAGAGCGTTTAGCTGCAATGGGTATTGGTTTATCTAGAAAAAAAATTAAACTGAAGCAGCCACTTAAAGAAAAAGGCGAACACAAGTTAGACACAGACCTTGGCAGTGGAGTTCACGCTACCATCAAGGTAGTGCTAGATATCTCAGGGGCTGAAAGCAAAGACCCTAAAAGCAATAAAGCAGCCTCTCAAAGCAAATAG
- a CDS encoding HD domain-containing protein translates to MLTISDLATGDSSTGEENYASVHAQITQLRSAVTQSNKPYYDLELADENTKIKLKIWSGSAAFHFCEQSFKGDVCELEAKFFRNDYGLNVQDPRMRRLEDEEKIIFFSGSPERRAQIDEDWFYVCEVFESLSEPRLSLITANCLKQFETKWQRAAAARTYHHARRGGLIAHTSQMLRCAQALAPLYPEVTPDLLFSGILFHDIGKLWENDFPSEGFAVEQTRSGELLGHISMGIEIVNKLWREAVQENPEIFEDQEIPSPILRDHLLHLIASHHGELQYGAPVTPKIPEAWLLHYIDNLDAKMEMMRGSYNQKIELCHELYEAQRPLHGVVAKPLSQWSQAEIEKSYEPSQSSLVE, encoded by the coding sequence ATGCTAACGATCTCCGATCTCGCTACGGGCGATTCCTCTACAGGGGAAGAGAATTACGCATCTGTTCACGCACAGATCACGCAGTTACGCTCCGCTGTCACTCAATCCAATAAACCCTATTATGACCTGGAGCTAGCAGATGAAAATACCAAGATAAAACTTAAGATTTGGTCCGGTTCTGCAGCTTTTCACTTTTGCGAACAAAGCTTTAAAGGAGATGTTTGTGAGTTAGAGGCAAAGTTCTTCCGCAATGACTATGGGCTGAATGTGCAGGACCCACGGATGCGTCGCTTAGAAGATGAAGAGAAAATTATTTTCTTTTCCGGCTCACCCGAAAGAAGAGCCCAAATCGACGAAGATTGGTTCTATGTTTGCGAAGTCTTCGAGTCTTTGAGTGAACCTCGCTTATCCCTCATTACTGCTAATTGTCTCAAGCAATTTGAAACCAAATGGCAGCGCGCAGCTGCTGCAAGAACTTATCATCACGCCCGCCGTGGAGGGCTAATTGCGCACACGTCTCAAATGCTTCGTTGTGCCCAAGCACTGGCCCCGCTTTATCCAGAAGTTACACCTGACTTACTTTTTTCAGGTATACTTTTTCATGACATCGGTAAACTTTGGGAAAATGATTTTCCATCAGAGGGTTTTGCTGTAGAGCAAACGCGATCTGGAGAACTCCTTGGGCACATCTCTATGGGAATAGAAATAGTCAACAAGTTATGGAGAGAAGCTGTTCAAGAGAACCCCGAAATATTTGAAGATCAAGAGATTCCTTCACCCATTCTGAGAGATCACTTATTACACTTAATTGCCAGCCACCACGGTGAATTACAATACGGCGCCCCGGTTACTCCAAAAATCCCTGAAGCATGGCTTTTACATTACATAGACAATCTAGACGCAAAGATGGAAATGATGCGCGGCAGCTATAATCAAAAAATTGAGCTTTGTCATGAACTTTATGAAGCACAAAGACCTTTGCATGGCGTCGTTGCCAAGCCGCTAAGCCAATGGTCCCAAGCAGAAATAGAAAAGTCCTATGAGCCCTCTCAAAGCAGTCTGGTAGAATGA
- a CDS encoding TIGR00730 family Rossman fold protein, protein MKKICVYCGSSNQVDAIYKAEAQKVGHLLADNGITLIYGGGNVGLMGELARAALSHQGQVIGIIPQALMDIELGLMEVTELIVVESMHERKSRMAELADGFIVLPGGIGTLEEFFEIFTWAQLGLHEKPIRVLNTNNYYEDLLKFLDKMSREKFLGQEHLAKIDICLSSEKLLPLLTFANE, encoded by the coding sequence ATGAAAAAAATATGTGTATATTGCGGATCGAGCAATCAAGTTGATGCTATTTATAAAGCAGAGGCTCAAAAGGTTGGGCACCTGCTGGCAGATAATGGTATTACCCTGATTTATGGGGGCGGAAATGTAGGATTGATGGGAGAGCTTGCAAGAGCCGCTTTATCGCATCAAGGTCAAGTTATTGGGATTATTCCTCAAGCACTCATGGACATTGAACTTGGTCTAATGGAAGTCACAGAGCTGATTGTGGTAGAATCCATGCATGAACGCAAATCGAGAATGGCTGAGCTTGCAGATGGCTTCATCGTTTTGCCAGGAGGTATCGGCACCCTTGAAGAGTTCTTTGAAATCTTTACCTGGGCCCAGCTAGGATTACACGAAAAGCCCATTCGAGTTCTCAATACAAATAATTACTACGAAGACTTATTGAAGTTTCTAGACAAGATGTCGAGAGAGAAATTTCTAGGCCAAGAGCATCTAGCTAAAATAGACATATGTCTTAGCTCTGAGAAGCTCCTCCCGCTACTCACCTTTGCTAACGAATAA
- a CDS encoding OmpA family protein — translation MNKNTMKKMIISNKVVIALATAFLSVSCSNTKRLPPDEGIYDSNAGVNTGGAYEDLSTIPVPALPDRDPSLNPEDADYQTLAAYTVYFGFDSFSIAASERTKLEEVANYLKANGDVKVILAGHTDSRGTVQYNLGLGERRSLAARDYLIGLGIASSRLNTISYGEERPADSAESEAAWERNRRAEIGVIR, via the coding sequence ATGAATAAGAATACAATGAAGAAAATGATTATATCCAATAAAGTTGTAATAGCTCTAGCCACTGCCTTTTTGTCAGTGTCGTGTAGTAATACCAAGAGACTACCTCCAGATGAAGGTATTTACGACAGCAATGCAGGTGTTAACACAGGTGGAGCTTATGAGGATTTATCAACTATCCCTGTTCCTGCGCTGCCAGATAGAGATCCTTCATTAAATCCCGAAGATGCAGATTATCAAACATTGGCAGCGTACACAGTCTACTTCGGCTTTGATAGTTTTAGTATAGCAGCTTCAGAAAGGACTAAGCTTGAAGAGGTGGCGAATTACCTTAAAGCGAACGGCGATGTGAAAGTGATCCTTGCAGGACATACGGATTCAAGGGGTACAGTCCAGTATAATTTGGGTCTCGGAGAGCGTAGGTCATTGGCGGCGCGTGATTACCTGATAGGTTTGGGTATTGCCTCTTCTAGACTAAATACTATTTCTTATGGAGAAGAAAGACCAGCAGACTCAGCTGAGAGCGAAGCTGCTTGGGAGAGGAATCGTCGAGCGGAAATAGGAGTTATTCGTTAG
- a CDS encoding biopolymer transporter Tol — MAILVISLRMILALLAMGALFMPFLAAGQPVLVIEGDSAIPVAVGTIKGGQADLVKTVLTNDLNNSGSLKAVNSEKGVYQVSGSISGNTITGRLTDPSGKEVFAQRFTDNLRRAAHQFNDEVVLAITGKPGIATSRITFISSHSGKKEVYMTDIDGHNIRQLTSDKSISLGPKFSPSGDSIAYTSYKSGYPDVWVINLVLQKRRSVSFYPGINSAPAFSPDGAKLALTLSKDGNTELYTVNANGGSPNRLTNTRGTEASPTWSPSGKEIAFTSDDRGSPQIMILNRSSKSVRRMRTNSTYTTEPAWSPDGKSIAYSIMTAGQMQIGISNPLNGNQSILTTDGFCESPSWARNSRHLIYTRKGKIYLLDAVTKKTKPIALSISKCSEPHCSR, encoded by the coding sequence ATGGCTATTCTAGTTATTTCACTGAGAATGATCCTGGCGCTTCTGGCTATGGGTGCTCTCTTTATGCCATTTCTTGCCGCTGGCCAACCCGTTTTAGTTATCGAGGGAGACTCAGCTATTCCAGTCGCAGTAGGAACTATCAAGGGCGGGCAAGCAGATCTAGTAAAAACGGTATTAACAAATGACCTAAACAATAGTGGCTCTCTCAAAGCAGTAAATAGTGAAAAGGGTGTATACCAAGTATCAGGCTCTATCTCTGGAAATACGATTACCGGTAGATTGACTGACCCTTCTGGCAAAGAAGTGTTTGCTCAGAGGTTTACGGATAACCTCAGGCGCGCAGCACATCAGTTTAATGATGAAGTCGTTCTCGCTATTACGGGCAAACCTGGAATAGCCACGAGCCGTATTACCTTTATTTCGAGTCATTCTGGAAAGAAAGAAGTGTATATGACGGACATAGATGGGCATAACATACGCCAACTTACTTCTGATAAATCTATCAGTTTGGGTCCGAAATTTTCACCTAGTGGTGATAGTATAGCATACACATCTTATAAGAGTGGTTACCCAGATGTATGGGTCATTAATCTTGTCTTACAAAAAAGGCGCTCGGTCAGTTTTTACCCAGGGATTAATTCTGCTCCAGCTTTTTCGCCTGATGGGGCCAAACTGGCCTTAACCTTATCAAAGGATGGAAATACGGAACTCTATACAGTCAATGCCAATGGAGGCTCTCCAAACCGGCTAACAAATACTAGAGGAACAGAAGCATCGCCTACTTGGTCGCCTAGTGGTAAGGAGATTGCTTTCACATCAGATGATCGAGGTTCTCCGCAGATTATGATTTTGAACAGATCTTCGAAATCGGTGCGTCGGATGAGGACAAATTCTACTTACACTACGGAGCCTGCTTGGTCGCCTGATGGTAAAAGTATTGCCTACTCCATTATGACTGCTGGACAGATGCAAATAGGTATATCAAATCCACTAAATGGCAACCAGTCTATTCTTACAACCGACGGCTTTTGTGAATCTCCGAGTTGGGCGAGAAACTCGCGCCATTTGATCTACACGCGCAAAGGAAAAATTTATTTACTTGATGCCGTTACAAAAAAAACCAAGCCTATAGCACTATCAATTAGCAAATGCTCTGAACCCCACTGCTCAAGATAA